GGCATCTAGGGCAATCTGAAGTTGGCGGAGCCGCTTATCGTCATCACAGTTAAGCTTCTTTTCTAAAACTTTGGGGGCAACGAGTTTATCATCCGTGAAATTAGCTAGTAAATCTGCAATCGAAAATTCCATGTAGCGATTAACCCTTCGTTGTCGTATTTCAGTGCTTGATCTCTGCAACGACAGTACAGCCAGGACTTTGTACTGCGGGAAGCCTGGTTAGATGGTAATCCCAATTGCTGCCCTGCGGTCTCAGTCTCGCTGCCCTGTAACAATATAGGTGACACGCTTGCCAATATTAGTGGCGTGATCTGCCATCCGCTCTAGGTGCCGAATCACTAACACCAATAAAACAATCGGTTCTACAACCCCTTGAATGTTTTTTTTGCTGCGCTAATTGATCGTAAAGCATCTGGTAATCAGAGTCCACTGCATCATCTCGGGCTTTTACCTCTAAACCTGAAACCGCGTCCAGATCGGAGAGTGCTGCTAGACTCATTGCCAACATGGCTTGACATCGATCCGACATCACCTGAATCTGACCCATATAGGGGGAATTGGGGTAGGGAAACAGTTTAATGGCGATCGCGCCGATATCCTTGGCATAGTCCCCAATCCGCTCCAGATCCCGCACCAATTGCATCAGGGCACTAATCAGCCGCAGATCTTGCATCACGGGGGAATGCTTCGCAATCAGACTGACACAATCCTGTTCAATCTGGCGATAGTACTGATCGATTTGTTTATCTTGCTTGGCAATGCTGCCAGCGGCCTGTAAATCTCCTTGAAATAAGCCTTGGCGTGCTAACCAGAAGGAGTTTTCAACCAAGGCCCCCATCCGTAACACATCCCGCTGTAAGCGTCTCAAGTCTCGCTCAAAGCGAGTACCAGATAATCCGGAGTTTTCCAAGGATGACCCGCCACAGTGAATAAGTTCAGCGTTCAAGCAGCCAGCAGTGTCTTAGATTTACCCTCTCTCTTCCTGATTGCAACTATGGGGTGCTTCTGGGGTAGAGAAGGAGATCCAACTCAAAGGGCGCTTGATTCAAGTTTGACACGATCTTTCAATGGGGAATCGGCTATCCCGGCTCTTGAAATAGCGACTCAAAGACCTTTTGCAGCGATTGTACATCCGCCAGCCGGGCCACCAATAAATTCTCCGTTCCGGCATCCAGCAACCGCGCCTTCCAGTAACCAATACTGTCAGAGTTTTTCACCCAAAACTCAATCAGGGATTTAACGGCTTGATCCAGATCCCATTCCTGCTCGGGAGCCACCGCCTCCACGGATTCTACAAACGCATCCAGGGTGCATTGATAGGCTCCAAGGTACTTCACATGGCTCTGGGGGTGGCTTTTGTAAAAGGTTTGTTGATGGTTAAAAAACGGAGAGAACGGGGGAAATCCCCAGAAGTTCAAAGGTGTATTGCATAGGTCAATAGCTCACAAACGTCTAACAGACCTTACCGGAGTGACTTTTATTGTAAAACCAATCAAAAATTGAGCAACCTCGTCACTGGATCATTCACAGGTGAAACTGTTGTAAGGGAAACCTCTCTGAATAAATGTATTGAAAATAACGAAATGCCCCAGATGTCCTGCCCCACCGGGATAGATGCTTGCTAAATCTTCTGGGAAAAGACCACCATTTCATTACCACCTTTTTGCAGCTCATAGGCAACGGGGATAATGTCTGAGGTGATGCCGCGATCCGCTAAGGTCGGTCTCAGTGCGTCAATGTAGGGCGATCGCTGTAATGCCAGGGTGATCAAGGGGAAAATTCGCACCTGGGTCGCAACCCGACAGAGTTCTTGAATCGAGTCTAGATGGAATGTGTAGTCCAGGTGATCGGAGTAGAGAAATAGCAGGTGGGAGCACAACGCCAGATCGAACTGTTGATCGGCAAAGGGCAGGGTAGGAAGCGACGCTACTTGATATCGTCCAGTTTGCCGCCCCAATTCATAATCTTGCAGAAACATCTGGAGGGTTTGGAGGCGATGACGACGCAGCGCTTCTGGATCATGATGATCCCTCCAAACCCAGTCCTCAGGTGTTGCCTTCACTTGGGCGATAATGTCATCCACGACCTGCTCAAATCGTTGCTGAATGACTTCACCGCCAACGGCATAGATGGGATCAATTGAAATCACATTGTCGCATCCGAGCTGGTGCAGCTCAGCATTGAAGCTAGCTGGGCCATCCCCACAGCCTAAAATGCGTTGCCCCAGATCCTGGGGGGAAAGATTAAACATCCGTTGATATTCGAGCAGCGATCGCCCAAAGGGAACAATGCTATCGAGGGTCATGCTCATCGGTAAGGGGATGGGATGAAGGGTCTGCGCCTAAGCCACAACTTAAACGACGGCGGCAGGGGCTTCGCGCAACCGGGAAAAATGGGGTTGATGGAGACGAATCAGTTGCGCCAGGGTTTTCTTCAACTGGGTGCGGGAGACAATGGCATCGACAAAGCCGTGATTGAGCAAATACTCAGCGGTTTGAAAGTTATCCGGCAGCTTTTCGCGCAGGGTTTGTTCCACCACCCGTCGTCCGGCAAAACCAATGGTTGCTTTCGGTTCTGCTAGGATCACATCCCCCAACATGGCGAAGCTAGCGGTCACTCCCCCTGTGGTGGGATGGGACAGTACGGGGATATAGAGCAATCGGGATTCTCGGTGATATTGCAGGGCTGCGGAAATTTTAGCCATTTGCATCAAACTCAACATCCCTTCCTGCATCCTGGCTCCGCCGGAGGCACAGACAATCACCACGGGAATCTGATCCTGGGTCGCCCGTTCAATCATCCGAGTCAGTTTCTCCCCCACCACCGAACCCATACTGCCCCCCATAAAGCGGAAGTCCATGACGCCCAGGGCAATGGGTAGGGTATCCAGTCGCCCCAAACCGGTTTGCACGGCATCCGGGAGACCAATTTTGTCTTGGGTTTCCCGGAGGCGATCGCAGTAGGCCT
This genomic window from Neosynechococcus sphagnicola sy1 contains:
- a CDS encoding PhoU domain-containing protein, translating into MIRHLERMADHATNIGKRVTYIVTGQRD
- the phoU gene encoding phosphate signaling complex protein PhoU codes for the protein MNAELIHCGGSSLENSGLSGTRFERDLRRLQRDVLRMGALVENSFWLARQGLFQGDLQAAGSIAKQDKQIDQYYRQIEQDCVSLIAKHSPVMQDLRLISALMQLVRDLERIGDYAKDIGAIAIKLFPYPNSPYMGQIQVMSDRCQAMLAMSLAALSDLDAVSGLEVKARDDAVDSDYQMLYDQLAQQKKHSRGCRTDCFIGVSDSAPRADGRSRH
- a CDS encoding class I SAM-dependent methyltransferase gives rise to the protein MTLDSIVPFGRSLLEYQRMFNLSPQDLGQRILGCGDGPASFNAELHQLGCDNVISIDPIYAVGGEVIQQRFEQVVDDIIAQVKATPEDWVWRDHHDPEALRRHRLQTLQMFLQDYELGRQTGRYQVASLPTLPFADQQFDLALCSHLLFLYSDHLDYTFHLDSIQELCRVATQVRIFPLITLALQRSPYIDALRPTLADRGITSDIIPVAYELQKGGNEMVVFSQKI
- the accD gene encoding acetyl-CoA carboxylase, carboxyltransferase subunit beta; translation: MSLFDWFANRRKSDPISKEHQVREIADGLWTKCEACGVLTYTKDLKANQMVCLDCDHHLRVYSDERIQQLIDPDTWQPLDEDLWPCDPLQFRDRKAYCDRLRETQDKIGLPDAVQTGLGRLDTLPIALGVMDFRFMGGSMGSVVGEKLTRMIERATQDQIPVVIVCASGGARMQEGMLSLMQMAKISAALQYHRESRLLYIPVLSHPTTGGVTASFAMLGDVILAEPKATIGFAGRRVVEQTLREKLPDNFQTAEYLLNHGFVDAIVSRTQLKKTLAQLIRLHQPHFSRLREAPAAVV